Proteins found in one Triticum aestivum cultivar Chinese Spring chromosome 4D, IWGSC CS RefSeq v2.1, whole genome shotgun sequence genomic segment:
- the LOC123099529 gene encoding uncharacterized protein has translation MKLWSEVPPNRAYISLYKLYASMARPTESTHKDKTTLHEGIMVSAMKLSVTLVLLLSGLVVFGEIADAKAKAPCAVVCFQGGHITCDNYPGQELDGCDCECAPADGKGCVLHLDDGVTHTNCRTPNM, from the exons ATGAAGCTGTGGAGCGAAGTACCTCCGAACAGGGCCTATATTTCCCTATATAAACTCTATGCATCCATGGCTCGGCCAACTGAAAGCACACACAAAGACAAGACAACGCTACACGAGGGCATTATGGTTTCCGCCATGAAGCTGTCCGTcaccctcgtcctcctcctctcag GGCTCGTGGTGTTCGGGGAGATCGCGGACGCCAAGGCCAAGGCGCCGTGCGCCGTGGTGTGCTTCCAGGGAGGCCACATCACCTGCGACAACTACCCCGGCCAGGAGCTCGACGGGTGCGACTGCGAGTGCGCGCCGGCAGACGGCAAGGGCTGCGTGCTACACCTCGACGACGGCGTGACCCACACCAACTGCCGCACGCCCAATATGTAG